The Pecten maximus chromosome 14, xPecMax1.1, whole genome shotgun sequence genome includes a region encoding these proteins:
- the LOC117342453 gene encoding uncharacterized protein LOC117342453, with translation MVHGGGSCSGGGYSGGGFSGGTYMSTNTYYRNGRRNDSEGCLKCIVCVCRCIGICVCCKGQSHVGQILIFWAWLVVLFLITGLSVGLGRFGPTDTAVSPSDMIMMKRGIDPTFCGSVSVRTTLPVNTYLLPKAPQIASDRVNYSFNKTTSISDDRYEYWGFYLIAGSDITVLTCADSFGDFYIVKGKHQFGQWKNDNYDSANNERHILIGGCSYPFYSRTRVSYHISTTDEYYFVFANHGSSSIGLDLTFNLTRTIYDLGGNESLLCVSATSCTVDLSSSDSKQTIVVYVPPFDEFDFDVTTACSALIYVYILIFFLIPFTIGSIFTVVVLHRKRRTTSTPVNERREHHAFSTNTSPPQYQTMPRESEREHKLTTPSYGFQDDGMAVQPPSYEEAVARKDGM, from the coding sequence ATGGTACACGGTGGTGGATCCTGTTCCGGCGGGGGATATAGCGGTGGTGGATTCAGTGGTGGAACCTATATGTCTACTAATACTTACTATAGAAACGGTCGTAGAAACGACTCGGAGGGCTGCttaaaatgtattgtatgtgtatgtcGCTGTATTGGGATATGTGTCTGCTGTAAGGGTCAGAGCCATGTCGGCCAGATATTGATATTCTGGGCGTGGCTTGTGGTGTTATTTCTCATTACCGGATTGTCTGTGGGTCTTGGGAGATTTGGTCCTACGGATACGGCTGTCAGCCCGTCCGATATGATTATGATGAAGAGAGGAATCGACCCGACTTTCTGTGGGAGTGTGAGCGTACGAACCACGCTTCCTGTCAATACCTACCTCTTGCCTAAAGCTCCACAGATTGCGTCAGATCGTGTGAACtattcatttaataaaacaaCATCCATAAGTGACGACAGGTATGAATACTGGGGGTTTTACCTGATTGCTGGTTCTGACATAACAGTTCTTACCTGTGCAGACTCCTTCGGTGATTTCTATATAGTCAAAGGAAAACACCAATTTGGACAATGGAAAAACGACAATTATGATTCTGCCAATAACGAGAGGCATATACTCATAGGGGGATGTTCCTATCCGTTCTATAGCAGAACAAGGGTGTCCTACCACATCAGCACCACTGATGAATACTACTTTGTCTTCGCCAATCATGGATCATCATCGATAGGTCTCGACCTTACATTCAATCTTACGCGTACTATATATGACTTGGGAGGCAATGAAAGCCTTCTTTGTGTTTCCGCAACATCATGTACCGTAGACCTGTCGAGCAGCGACTCCAAGCAAACCATTGTAGTATACGTACCACCGTTTGATGAATTTGACTTTGACGTCACAACAGCGTGTTCCGCActtatttatgtttatattttaatatttttcttaataCCGTTCACGATTGGCAGTATTTTTACGGTCGTTGTGCTACACAGAAAAAGAAGAACTACCAGCACTCCTGTTAATGAGAGGAGGGAGCATCATGCCTTTTCAACAAATACCTCCCCGCCTCAATACCAGACGATGCCACGCGAGTCTGAACGCGAACATAAATTGACAACCCCGTCCTACGGTTTCCAGGACGACGGCATGGCCGTCCAACCCCCTTCCTATGAAGAGGCAGTCGCACGGAAGGATGGAATGTGA